A genomic region of Nostoc sp. UHCC 0702 contains the following coding sequences:
- a CDS encoding energy-coupling factor transporter transmembrane protein EcfT, producing MLKIPLPLRLQLSLVIVVGAALLKHHAWSCLAVYGAIALIWAGLLHVRIPHLGGLLGTELIFLSLLALPLGWERASFLLVRSLICLIVMNSFLLTLPPHSFGIALKSLPVPRALKENLLLAGQYLEILLTEVTRMQRSAQLRGLNGAAGWLRYASAAMIGTLYLRSLDRAERVYAAMIIRGYNGQLPIDSPLRPKERFAVIVACAIAAGLTVTSYRI from the coding sequence ATGCTTAAAATTCCTTTACCGTTACGTTTACAGCTATCCCTAGTGATTGTAGTGGGAGCAGCCCTATTAAAACACCATGCCTGGTCTTGCCTAGCAGTTTATGGTGCGATCGCATTAATTTGGGCAGGATTATTGCATGTCCGCATTCCCCACTTAGGAGGATTATTAGGCACCGAATTAATTTTTCTATCATTGCTGGCATTGCCTTTGGGATGGGAACGAGCTAGTTTTTTGCTGGTGCGTTCCCTGATATGTCTAATCGTGATGAATAGTTTTTTGTTAACATTACCTCCGCACAGTTTCGGCATTGCCCTCAAAAGTTTACCTGTACCACGAGCTTTAAAGGAAAATTTGCTGTTGGCTGGGCAATACCTAGAAATTTTACTGACAGAAGTCACACGTATGCAGCGTAGCGCTCAATTACGTGGTCTAAATGGTGCAGCGGGATGGTTGCGCTATGCTAGTGCTGCCATGATTGGCACCTTGTACCTCCGCAGTCTGGACAGGGCGGAACGAGTCTACGCCGCAATGATCATTCGTGGTTACAACGGGCAGTTACCCATAGATTCGCCATTGCGACCAAAAGAGCGTTTTGCCGTGATTGTAGCTTGTGCGATCGCTGCTGGTTTGACCGTAACTTCATACAGAATTTAG
- a CDS encoding PDGLE domain-containing protein: MHIPDGFVSPPVAAATGLVSMAALFIATGRSQAAFGIRRAPILGLTTAFIFAAQMINFPVAGGTSGHLLGGTLAAVVLDSPWAGTLCIATVLIIQAVLFADGGITALGANILNMAVIGVWVGWVLTQTLQRLFGGSKGRLPLAAGIAGAVSVVVAAIACAIELALSGTASLTTVLAAMTGVHILIGIGEGLITGGVLTYLATARPDLLPGEQQQFKGWLVPIVSIFLIAGVLSLFASAWPDGLEKVAENLGFINLGDKVRVIVPTPLADYGIEGLGQIGTSIAGLIGAAVCFAVAFGIAKVVKPNNA; this comes from the coding sequence ATGCATATTCCTGATGGATTTGTTTCTCCACCAGTGGCAGCAGCTACCGGTTTGGTGAGTATGGCAGCGCTGTTTATTGCCACGGGGCGATCGCAAGCAGCTTTTGGTATCCGTCGCGCCCCTATTTTGGGCTTAACCACTGCTTTTATTTTTGCTGCCCAGATGATCAATTTTCCTGTGGCAGGAGGCACCAGCGGTCACTTGTTAGGGGGAACCTTAGCGGCTGTAGTCTTGGATAGTCCTTGGGCAGGGACATTGTGCATCGCCACAGTTTTAATCATCCAAGCTGTGTTATTTGCCGATGGTGGTATCACAGCCTTGGGAGCAAATATTTTGAATATGGCAGTTATTGGTGTTTGGGTAGGCTGGGTATTAACCCAAACCTTACAACGGCTGTTCGGCGGTTCAAAAGGGCGCTTACCCTTGGCTGCTGGTATTGCCGGGGCTGTTAGTGTAGTTGTAGCAGCCATAGCTTGTGCCATTGAATTAGCCCTTTCTGGAACGGCATCCCTAACCACAGTTTTGGCAGCAATGACAGGTGTCCATATTCTCATTGGCATTGGTGAAGGTTTGATTACTGGAGGTGTCCTGACTTACTTAGCCACGGCAAGGCCAGATTTGTTACCAGGGGAACAGCAGCAATTTAAAGGGTGGTTAGTGCCTATCGTTAGTATTTTCTTGATTGCAGGTGTGCTGTCACTGTTTGCCTCAGCATGGCCCGATGGTTTGGAAAAAGTTGCTGAAAACTTAGGTTTCATCAACTTAGGCGACAAAGTGCGGGTCATTGTGCCAACACCCTTAGCTGACTACGGCATTGAGGGTTTGGGACAAATTGGCACAAGTATTGCAGGACTGATAGGAGCTGCTGTTTGCTTTGCTGTTGCCTTTGGGATTGCCAAGGTAGTGAAACCGAACAATGCTTAA
- a CDS encoding VOC family protein, which translates to MQVEIDHIFVCVQPEAPEAEFLKVFGLTEGKGRIHQGQGTANVCFFFDNAYLELIWLNDSNEIQSPVVSSTGLWQRCRWQETKACPFGIALRRTTPNLSELPFSTWNYYAPYRPANAFIPILANSENLSEPLIFISPSSQKPANYPLDKQRLLTHQVGFKEITGLRVILPGDKNFSLEVTKLIELGIVEFLHGDSYHLEIEFDRGKEGQLQYFQPTLPISLKW; encoded by the coding sequence ATGCAAGTGGAAATAGATCATATTTTTGTTTGTGTTCAACCAGAAGCGCCGGAAGCTGAGTTTCTCAAAGTTTTTGGGCTTACAGAAGGTAAAGGTCGCATTCATCAAGGTCAAGGTACTGCCAACGTTTGCTTCTTCTTTGACAATGCTTATCTTGAGTTAATTTGGCTCAATGACAGCAATGAAATTCAATCTCCTGTTGTTAGTTCTACAGGTTTGTGGCAGCGTTGCCGTTGGCAAGAAACAAAAGCTTGCCCTTTCGGCATTGCATTACGAAGAACTACGCCTAATTTATCAGAATTACCATTCTCTACCTGGAATTACTATGCGCCTTATCGGCCGGCAAATGCCTTTATTCCAATACTAGCTAACAGTGAAAACTTATCTGAACCTCTGATTTTTATTTCACCATCCAGCCAAAAACCTGCAAATTACCCATTAGATAAACAACGCCTATTAACTCATCAAGTAGGATTCAAGGAAATTACAGGGCTGCGAGTCATCTTACCTGGAGATAAAAATTTTTCTTTGGAAGTGACAAAGTTAATTGAACTGGGAATAGTAGAATTTTTACATGGTGATTCCTATCATTTAGAGATTGAGTTTGATAGGGGCAAAGAAGGGCAATTACAATATTTTCAACCAACACTACCAATTTCACTTAAATGGTGA
- a CDS encoding CbtB-domain containing protein, protein MANFSHSSALQKTASVTLSKPVQVTLYMFLSSLVIWTVLFSTYPAAHNTAHSLRHHTLGVGCH, encoded by the coding sequence ATGGCTAATTTTTCTCATAGTTCAGCATTGCAGAAGACCGCAAGTGTTACCCTGTCCAAGCCTGTGCAGGTAACACTTTATATGTTTCTATCTTCGTTGGTTATCTGGACTGTCTTGTTCTCTACCTATCCAGCAGCTCATAACACAGCACACTCGCTGCGTCACCACACTTTAGGCGTTGGCTGTCACTAA
- a CDS encoding multicopper oxidase domain-containing protein — MPKHWILGQEKLWNRRQLLKLGLAGVGVTGAAALWQTLNVQSKSNVRIPPMEMEAPEGAANPMQVLRNFDYGTLKQENGRTIREFQLTAGTSVIQLNSAVSYNIWDLNGRIPGPTLRAKQGDRVRVLFFNQAGHSHSLHFHGVHPAEMDGVRPVGNGKATIYEFDAEPYGVHLYHCHIEPVTRHIAKGLYGMFIIDPPTPRPPADEIVLVMAGYDVNDDSHNEYYAFNGVPHHYMHHPIQIYQNQLIRLYVLNIIEYDTAVTFHLHANFFDVYRTGMTMTPSEKTDVITMGIAERHILEFAFRYPGKYMFHPHQDAIAENGCMGQFEVVANNKSKNS, encoded by the coding sequence ATGCCAAAGCACTGGATTTTAGGGCAAGAAAAACTTTGGAACCGTCGTCAACTGCTGAAATTGGGTTTAGCGGGTGTCGGCGTGACTGGGGCGGCGGCGCTTTGGCAAACTCTGAATGTACAAAGTAAGTCAAATGTCAGAATACCACCTATGGAAATGGAAGCACCTGAAGGTGCTGCTAATCCCATGCAGGTGCTACGGAATTTTGATTATGGGACACTCAAACAAGAAAATGGACGCACTATCAGAGAATTTCAGCTAACGGCTGGTACTTCGGTAATTCAGCTAAATAGCGCTGTTTCTTACAATATTTGGGATTTAAACGGGCGCATACCTGGGCCAACGCTACGGGCAAAACAGGGCGATCGCGTGCGAGTACTTTTTTTCAACCAAGCGGGACATTCTCACTCTTTACATTTTCATGGTGTTCATCCCGCTGAAATGGATGGTGTCCGCCCAGTTGGCAATGGTAAGGCGACAATTTATGAATTTGATGCTGAACCTTATGGTGTTCACCTATACCATTGTCATATTGAACCAGTCACCCGTCATATTGCCAAGGGGCTATACGGCATGTTTATCATTGATCCACCAACGCCGCGCCCTCCGGCTGATGAAATAGTGCTAGTGATGGCTGGATATGATGTAAATGACGATAGCCACAATGAATATTACGCCTTCAACGGTGTGCCTCATCACTACATGCATCACCCGATCCAGATTTACCAAAATCAGTTGATCCGGCTGTATGTGCTTAACATCATCGAATACGATACGGCGGTAACGTTTCATCTCCATGCCAACTTCTTTGATGTGTATCGCACAGGCATGACTATGACTCCCAGCGAGAAAACTGACGTAATTACGATGGGTATAGCAGAACGGCACATTTTGGAATTTGCCTTTCGCTATCCAGGTAAGTATATGTTTCATCCTCATCAGGATGCGATCGCTGAAAACGGTTGCATGGGTCAATTTGAAGTAGTCGCTAACAATAAATCTAAAAATTCTTAG
- a CDS encoding NHLP bacteriocin system secretion protein, with amino-acid sequence MVRQKSDLFRKEALERASSPEELDQIMQVVSPKNWLPLVAVGSLVVAGLSWSILGRIPITVTGTGMIVYPSTVTSFQSPIAGRLRTINVRVGDSVKRGDVLATLDQSELLKQLQLVRAKLEQLQAQDRDANSLQQQRQNIDKQAIQQQRQTLQQSLQAVKKLTPILKDKGLDSIGRDRINQKQRLQALQQLLPTFKQRLENRQQLLKLGAISGDTVLQAQQDYLNAVTQINEAESQLKQLDVKEADAQRQYLENLNSIKDLQAQLKQLDSKEATAAQQDLETATNRKKEIQEVQRNIAQLGLQLSTNSLIKSSYTGRILEISANPGQVVLQGTPIGAIAAQKPSAQPVSVTFFPVGDGKKIQPGMKLQITPTTVQRERFGGIIGAVTDVSAFPVTKEAALSVVGNSEFVQGLISQGPQIQVTARLQPDPSTFSRYKWSSSQGPELAVTSGTTTTVQVTVEERAPITFVIPLLRSWSGIF; translated from the coding sequence GTGGTTAGGCAAAAAAGCGACTTGTTCCGCAAAGAAGCTTTAGAACGTGCTTCTTCGCCAGAAGAATTAGATCAAATCATGCAGGTAGTCAGCCCGAAAAATTGGCTACCTCTAGTTGCTGTTGGTTCACTGGTGGTGGCGGGATTGAGTTGGAGTATTTTAGGTCGAATCCCGATTACAGTCACGGGTACTGGGATGATAGTCTATCCCAGTACGGTGACTTCGTTCCAGTCACCGATCGCAGGTAGGTTGCGAACAATAAATGTGCGTGTTGGCGACTCCGTGAAAAGAGGCGATGTGCTGGCGACCCTAGATCAAAGCGAACTCCTCAAACAGCTACAATTAGTACGCGCTAAATTAGAGCAACTACAAGCACAGGATCGTGATGCTAACTCTTTGCAACAACAGCGGCAGAATATAGATAAACAGGCAATTCAACAACAACGCCAAACTTTGCAGCAAAGCCTGCAAGCAGTAAAAAAGCTCACACCGATTTTAAAAGATAAAGGGCTAGATTCCATTGGGCGCGATCGCATCAACCAAAAACAACGCTTGCAAGCACTCCAGCAACTTTTGCCCACTTTCAAACAGAGATTAGAGAACCGCCAGCAACTATTGAAGCTGGGAGCAATTTCTGGTGATACAGTCCTACAAGCACAGCAAGACTACTTAAATGCTGTGACACAAATTAATGAAGCCGAATCACAACTCAAGCAATTGGATGTCAAAGAAGCAGACGCCCAAAGGCAATATCTAGAAAACCTCAACTCAATTAAAGATTTGCAAGCGCAGTTAAAACAACTTGATAGCAAAGAAGCCACAGCCGCCCAACAAGACTTAGAAACTGCAACTAACCGCAAAAAAGAAATTCAGGAAGTCCAGCGGAATATTGCTCAATTGGGGTTGCAATTGTCAACCAACAGCCTGATTAAAAGCAGTTACACCGGACGTATTTTAGAAATCTCCGCAAATCCGGGGCAGGTTGTTCTCCAGGGTACACCCATAGGAGCGATCGCAGCACAAAAACCATCAGCCCAACCAGTCAGCGTCACATTTTTTCCCGTTGGCGATGGTAAGAAAATTCAACCAGGAATGAAGTTGCAAATTACACCCACAACAGTACAAAGAGAACGTTTTGGTGGCATCATTGGTGCTGTTACAGATGTCTCAGCTTTTCCCGTGACCAAAGAGGCTGCATTAAGCGTAGTGGGCAATTCCGAATTCGTGCAAGGTTTGATATCACAAGGGCCACAGATTCAAGTGACAGCCCGATTGCAACCAGACCCTTCCACCTTCAGCCGTTACAAATGGTCTTCTTCCCAAGGGCCAGAGTTGGCAGTAACTTCTGGAACTACTACCACCGTACAAGTTACCGTAGAAGAACGCGCCCCAATTACCTTTGTCATCCCGCTTTTGAGATCATGGAGTGGTATTTTCTGA
- a CDS encoding NHLP family bacteriocin export ABC transporter peptidase/permease/ATPase subunit — MLWRNLQSLWRPKGKRCHTPTLLQMEIVECGAAALGIILGYYDRIIPLTELRQACGVSRDGVSALNILKAARNYGLSAKSFKTNLAALSQIKCPFIVFWNFNHFLVVEGFGKQRVYLNDPASGRRTVSNEEFSGAYTGVVLVLEPGPDFQPGGRKPSTILALWSRLRGSIGALIYCVLAGFLLVIPGLAIPAFSQVFVDNILIQRRDEWLRPLILGMIFTAVLNGFLAMLQLQFLRQLKIKLSVGMKSKFLWHILRLPVSFYDQRFAGEISSRVQLNDNIANLLSGKLATTAIAVASVFIYVLVMLQYDVVLTSIAIAFVAVNLTALQWVRGQRVDANTKLIQEYGKVSGVAISGLQSMETIKASGLESDFFSRWAGYYAKAINTRQELEQTNQTLGILPTFLSAIASMLILAVGGLRVMDGAMSIGMLIAFQGMMQRFLQPVTNLVNLGSELQEMEGNLNRLDDVLRNPIDPQLEQGSGGAGERGRWGAGEQGSRGDEGVKNYKLIPSSPHPPIPSSPSSPSSPHPPIPPSPYLLPKLQGYVELRNVTFGYSRIAPPLIENFNLSLKPGQRIALVGGSGSGKSTVAKLLCGLYEPWQGEIWFDGKPREEIPRQVLANSISAVEQDILLFGGSLRDNLTLWDTTIPESHLVQACQDAALHDVILSLPGGYHADLLEGAINLSGGQRQRLEIARALVNNPTIVIMDEATSALDPETEKTVTRNLRLRGCSCIIVAHRLSTIRDCDEIIVLDRGKIVQRGTHEELRQVEGPYLQLIRSEEDGGVGGDEGMRG, encoded by the coding sequence ATGTTGTGGCGAAATCTGCAAAGTCTATGGAGGCCCAAAGGCAAGCGATGCCATACTCCCACCTTGCTGCAAATGGAAATAGTAGAATGTGGTGCTGCTGCTTTGGGAATTATTTTAGGTTACTACGATCGCATTATCCCACTCACAGAACTTAGGCAAGCCTGCGGCGTATCCCGTGATGGAGTTAGCGCCCTCAACATCCTGAAAGCCGCCAGAAACTACGGACTTAGCGCCAAGAGTTTTAAGACTAACTTAGCTGCACTGTCACAAATCAAATGTCCCTTCATTGTATTTTGGAACTTTAACCATTTTCTAGTAGTAGAAGGTTTTGGCAAACAGCGAGTTTATCTCAATGACCCCGCTAGCGGACGGCGCACTGTCTCTAATGAAGAATTCAGCGGCGCTTACACTGGTGTAGTGCTAGTTCTAGAACCTGGGCCAGACTTCCAGCCAGGAGGACGCAAACCCAGCACTATCCTGGCTTTATGGTCACGCCTGCGAGGCTCCATTGGTGCATTGATTTACTGCGTACTGGCAGGATTTTTGTTGGTAATTCCTGGTCTGGCTATACCTGCATTCTCCCAAGTATTTGTAGACAACATATTAATTCAGCGTCGGGATGAATGGCTGCGTCCGCTAATTTTAGGGATGATTTTCACCGCCGTACTCAATGGATTTTTGGCAATGTTACAGTTGCAGTTTTTGCGCCAGTTGAAAATTAAATTGTCTGTGGGCATGAAAAGTAAGTTTCTGTGGCATATTTTACGCCTGCCCGTCAGTTTTTATGACCAGCGATTTGCTGGGGAAATCAGTAGCCGCGTGCAACTCAACGATAATATAGCCAACCTACTTTCAGGTAAATTAGCTACCACAGCGATCGCAGTAGCATCAGTATTTATCTATGTATTAGTGATGCTGCAATATGATGTAGTACTCACCTCAATTGCGATCGCTTTTGTCGCCGTCAACCTCACTGCTTTACAGTGGGTGAGAGGACAGCGCGTAGATGCCAATACCAAACTGATCCAAGAATATGGCAAAGTCAGCGGCGTAGCAATTTCTGGTCTTCAGAGCATGGAGACAATAAAAGCATCTGGGTTAGAGTCAGATTTCTTTTCTCGGTGGGCGGGTTACTATGCCAAAGCCATCAACACACGCCAAGAATTAGAGCAAACCAACCAGACACTAGGAATTTTACCAACCTTTTTGTCAGCGATCGCCTCAATGCTCATCTTAGCTGTGGGTGGGTTGCGAGTCATGGATGGAGCTATGAGCATCGGCATGTTAATAGCCTTCCAAGGCATGATGCAAAGGTTTCTCCAACCAGTAACTAATCTCGTCAACCTGGGAAGTGAGTTACAAGAGATGGAAGGAAATCTCAACCGCCTGGATGATGTTTTACGTAATCCCATTGATCCGCAGTTGGAGCAGGGGAGCGGGGGAGCGGGGGAGCGGGGGAGATGGGGAGCAGGGGAGCAGGGGAGCAGGGGAGATGAGGGAGTAAAGAACTACAAATTAATCCCCTCATCCCCCCATCCCCCCATCCCCTCATCCCCCTCATCCCCCTCATCCCCCCATCCCCCCATCCCCCCATCCCCCTACCTCCTACCCAAGCTCCAGGGGTATGTGGAATTACGCAATGTGACGTTTGGCTATAGCCGAATTGCACCACCATTGATTGAAAACTTTAATCTCTCGCTCAAGCCTGGACAGCGAATTGCTTTGGTGGGTGGAAGTGGTTCTGGTAAATCTACCGTTGCCAAACTTTTGTGTGGGCTTTACGAACCTTGGCAAGGGGAAATTTGGTTTGACGGCAAACCTAGAGAGGAAATTCCTCGCCAGGTACTAGCCAATTCTATCTCTGCTGTAGAGCAAGATATTTTGTTGTTTGGTGGTAGTCTCAGAGACAATTTGACACTTTGGGACACTACTATACCTGAAAGTCATCTGGTGCAAGCTTGTCAAGATGCAGCACTCCATGATGTTATTCTCTCGCTGCCTGGTGGCTATCATGCCGACCTTTTGGAGGGTGCAATCAATTTAAGCGGTGGTCAGCGACAGCGGTTAGAAATTGCCCGTGCTTTGGTGAATAATCCTACCATCGTCATCATGGATGAAGCCACCAGTGCTTTAGACCCTGAGACAGAAAAAACTGTTACTCGTAATTTGCGCCTACGCGGTTGTAGCTGCATCATCGTGGCGCATCGACTCTCAACTATCCGAGATTGTGATGAAATTATTGTCCTCGATCGCGGCAAGATAGTCCAACGGGGAACTCATGAAGAGTTACGGCAAGTTGAGGGGCCGTATTTGCAATTGATTCGCAGTGAGGAAGATGGGGGAGTAGGGGGGGATGAGGGGATGAGGGGATGA
- a CDS encoding NHLP bacteriocin export ABC transporter permease/ATPase subunit gives MLSSLSLSNFPGEYYGLKSNESLLLDDPQTIWLVKSGQLGLSAIAFNNGVPETSRRYLFSTTAGQAMFATAPSLQGKHHQILAMSLEDTELVKISKADFSQLFANSEVAPYIESWICQLGIALAGITTPTTAILPEGICHFSLVKDQIFQPHEGDVLWVQIFKGRARWMGFAELPLTSASGMLPLAAKMWFQADDTVEVKTANTLEIENIDSLLGGLSQLQTYFLNCIDLLQRQEMNAELLRFQARERLERHVMQETLAELASVLPKPKLNSSSGFTTSLYSGHPDEILLMAAGAVGKALGVEIRPTAASEDTKRVRDPVEAIARSSHIRVRRIQLRNNWWQKDGGPMLAYTVEGKLPVALLPISDTKYELYAPGKQIRIPVDARIAAALATTAYVFYRPLPNKELKTLDLLKFALQGHYKELIVILLTGISVTLLGMLTPQATAILIDKAIPDANRGLLSQIAFGLVAAAFGGMLFQLAQGLATIRLETFADSSTQAAIWDRLLNLKAGFFRSFSVGDLNSRVTAISQMRQRLGNTVLKTIFSSLFSLLNLGLLFSYSVSLALVACLVALVNIAVTIISGILIVRKVRPLLEREGQIFGVMVQLINGVSKLRVAKAEARAFAYWGKQYTHQLKLMLSTQGIEDSLAVINQVLPVLTTAALFWFATSLIGQSQTPGETNLSTGTFLAFNVAFGTFINGATSLSSTVVEVLQVLPLWQRAQPILQAELEVNSAQADPGKLTGKLLIDHISFRYRDDGPLTLDNVSIHAQPGEFIAIVGPSGSGKSTLLRLLLGFELPKSGRIYYDGQDLATLDVHAVRRQLGVVLQNSRLMSASIFENIASGASLTMESAWQAARMAGFADDIAAMPMGMHTVVSEGGSNLSGGQRQRLLIARALALKPQILLFDEATSALDNRTQAIVSQSLQQLKVTRVAIAHRLSTIQNADRIYVLQGGKVVQQGSFSQLANQPGLFAQLMMRQLL, from the coding sequence TTGTTATCTTCTTTGTCTTTGTCAAATTTCCCAGGTGAATACTATGGTTTGAAATCTAATGAGTCGCTACTGCTAGATGATCCGCAGACAATTTGGCTGGTAAAATCTGGTCAATTGGGGTTAAGTGCGATCGCATTTAACAATGGTGTTCCAGAAACAAGCCGCCGCTATTTATTTAGTACCACAGCGGGACAAGCGATGTTTGCCACTGCACCAAGTCTCCAAGGCAAGCATCACCAAATTTTAGCAATGTCTCTTGAGGACACAGAACTCGTCAAAATATCCAAAGCAGATTTTAGCCAGTTGTTCGCTAATAGTGAAGTTGCACCATACATAGAAAGCTGGATTTGTCAACTAGGTATAGCACTTGCTGGCATCACTACACCAACGACAGCAATATTACCTGAAGGAATCTGCCACTTTTCCCTAGTCAAAGACCAAATTTTCCAGCCCCATGAAGGCGATGTCTTGTGGGTGCAAATCTTCAAAGGGCGTGCTAGATGGATGGGCTTTGCCGAACTGCCGTTAACTTCTGCCTCTGGAATGTTGCCTTTGGCTGCAAAGATGTGGTTTCAGGCAGATGACACAGTGGAGGTGAAAACTGCTAACACCTTAGAAATCGAAAATATAGATTCCTTGTTGGGTGGTTTGTCCCAACTACAAACCTATTTTCTCAACTGCATAGATTTACTGCAACGCCAAGAGATGAATGCAGAATTACTGAGATTTCAAGCAAGGGAACGTCTTGAGCGTCACGTGATGCAAGAGACTTTAGCAGAATTGGCTTCGGTGTTGCCAAAACCTAAGCTAAATAGTAGTTCAGGATTCACTACCAGTCTCTATTCCGGTCATCCTGATGAAATTTTACTCATGGCTGCCGGTGCTGTGGGGAAAGCTTTAGGAGTTGAGATTCGCCCGACCGCTGCATCAGAAGATACCAAGCGAGTCAGAGATCCTGTGGAAGCGATCGCCCGCAGTTCCCATATCCGCGTGCGGCGCATTCAGTTGCGGAATAACTGGTGGCAAAAGGATGGCGGCCCGATGTTGGCATACACGGTTGAGGGTAAGCTACCTGTGGCACTGTTACCGATATCTGATACTAAATATGAACTCTACGCTCCTGGAAAACAGATTCGCATTCCTGTAGATGCCCGGATTGCGGCAGCGCTAGCGACCACTGCCTACGTATTTTATCGCCCTTTACCCAATAAAGAACTCAAAACATTAGATTTACTCAAGTTTGCACTCCAAGGACATTACAAAGAACTGATTGTAATTTTATTGACTGGAATCAGCGTTACCTTGTTAGGAATGCTGACACCTCAAGCCACAGCAATTCTCATCGACAAAGCTATCCCAGACGCTAATCGGGGATTACTCAGTCAAATTGCTTTTGGTTTAGTAGCTGCTGCCTTTGGAGGAATGCTGTTTCAACTAGCCCAAGGGCTGGCTACCATCAGGCTGGAAACTTTTGCTGATTCCTCTACCCAAGCAGCCATTTGGGATCGATTGTTGAATTTGAAAGCTGGCTTTTTTCGCTCTTTCTCAGTTGGTGACTTGAATTCTAGAGTCACAGCCATTAGTCAAATGCGCCAGAGACTTGGGAATACAGTCTTAAAAACAATCTTCTCCAGTTTGTTCTCGCTACTCAATTTGGGGCTATTGTTTTCTTACAGTGTTTCCTTAGCTTTGGTTGCTTGTCTGGTAGCACTGGTAAATATTGCTGTGACTATCATCTCTGGTATTTTGATTGTCCGTAAAGTTCGCCCCTTACTAGAGCGAGAAGGACAAATCTTTGGTGTGATGGTGCAGTTGATTAATGGAGTTAGTAAACTGCGAGTCGCCAAAGCCGAAGCCCGCGCCTTTGCCTACTGGGGTAAACAGTATACGCATCAATTAAAACTGATGTTGAGTACTCAAGGTATTGAAGATAGTCTTGCAGTCATCAATCAGGTGTTACCTGTGTTAACAACTGCTGCGTTGTTCTGGTTTGCTACTAGCTTAATTGGACAGTCTCAAACTCCGGGAGAAACTAATTTATCAACTGGTACTTTTTTAGCGTTCAACGTTGCTTTTGGCACTTTCATTAACGGGGCAACCAGTTTGAGCAGTACAGTTGTGGAAGTTTTGCAAGTTTTGCCCTTGTGGCAACGGGCGCAACCAATTCTGCAAGCTGAATTAGAAGTCAATTCTGCTCAAGCAGATCCAGGAAAGCTAACAGGGAAATTACTGATAGATCACATTAGTTTCCGTTACCGTGATGATGGCCCCTTGACGCTAGATAATGTCAGCATCCATGCCCAACCAGGAGAATTTATTGCCATTGTCGGGCCTTCTGGTAGCGGTAAATCAACTTTATTAAGGTTACTTTTGGGATTTGAATTGCCCAAATCCGGCAGAATTTACTACGACGGACAAGACTTAGCAACTTTGGATGTCCATGCTGTGCGTCGTCAATTGGGTGTGGTACTGCAAAATAGTCGGCTGATGTCAGCTTCTATTTTCGAGAACATCGCCAGCGGTGCATCCTTGACAATGGAGTCAGCTTGGCAAGCAGCCCGAATGGCAGGTTTCGCGGATGATATTGCCGCTATGCCAATGGGGATGCATACAGTTGTCAGTGAGGGAGGTAGTAATCTTTCTGGTGGACAAAGACAGCGGCTATTGATTGCTAGGGCGTTAGCCTTGAAGCCCCAGATCTTGCTATTTGATGAAGCGACTAGTGCTTTAGATAATAGAACCCAGGCAATTGTGAGTCAAAGCTTACAACAGCTTAAGGTAACTAGGGTAGCGATCGCTCATCGACTCAGTACTATCCAAAATGCCGACCGAATTTACGTACTCCAAGGTGGCAAGGTAGTACAGCAAGGTAGTTTCTCTCAACTGGCAAATCAACCAGGACTGTTTGCACAGTTGATGATGCGACAGTTGCTGTAG
- a CDS encoding type II toxin-antitoxin system VapC family toxin, translating to MPYLVDTNVLLRSVDLTHPINPDAVNAISTLRSRGEQLHIVPQNLIEFWNVYTRPTERNGLGRSVAETQAEVNRLKAFFPLLLDIEAIYQEWERLVVAYGVKGVNVHDARLVAAMLVHGLTHILTFNISDFARYSEITAVNPTVILP from the coding sequence GTGCCTTACCTTGTAGATACTAATGTCCTATTGAGGAGTGTAGACCTTACCCATCCTATAAACCCAGATGCAGTCAATGCTATCAGCACGTTACGCAGTCGCGGCGAACAGTTGCACATCGTACCGCAAAACTTGATTGAGTTTTGGAATGTCTACACACGCCCAACTGAGCGAAATGGCTTAGGGCGTAGTGTGGCAGAAACACAAGCAGAGGTAAACCGTTTAAAGGCGTTTTTCCCATTATTACTAGACATTGAAGCAATTTATCAGGAATGGGAAAGGCTGGTGGTTGCTTATGGAGTTAAAGGAGTTAACGTACACGATGCTCGACTAGTTGCAGCAATGCTGGTGCATGGTTTAACGCATATTCTTACATTTAACATTAGTGATTTTGCCCGTTACTCAGAAATTACTGCCGTTAATCCAACTGTGATATTACCTTAA